The Candidatus Baltobacteraceae bacterium genome includes a window with the following:
- a CDS encoding helix-turn-helix domain-containing protein — MGKTRRSRVAGEAGVTKRTLYHHFTSKEKLIEEALRSAPIVLFPEEGDPLKRISGAFDTLTAYLKDSEYRGCPYIIYNADLTDRRHPARHLIERRIFKRRKWFEARLREAGVRHPESVAEEIDVVFDGALASATKRCSLEPVRAAKRVIVRMLEG, encoded by the coding sequence TTGGGAAAGACGCGGCGGTCTCGTGTCGCCGGCGAAGCCGGTGTCACGAAGCGGACGCTCTACCATCACTTCACCTCGAAAGAGAAGCTCATCGAGGAGGCGCTGCGCAGCGCGCCGATCGTGTTGTTTCCCGAAGAGGGCGATCCGCTGAAGAGAATCTCCGGCGCATTCGACACGCTGACGGCTTACCTCAAAGATTCGGAGTATCGCGGCTGTCCATATATTATCTACAACGCCGATCTGACGGATCGCCGGCATCCCGCACGGCACTTGATCGAGCGCCGGATCTTCAAGCGCCGCAAATGGTTTGAGGCCCGCTTACGCGAGGCCGGCGTCCGGCATCCCGAATCAGTTGCCGAGGAAATTGACGTTGTCTTTGACGGCGCGCTCGCGTCCGCGACGAAACGCTGTTCTCTCGAACCGGTCCGCGCCGCAAAACGCGTCATCGTACGGATGCTAGAGGGATGA
- a CDS encoding type II 3-dehydroquinate dehydratase, with protein MGFTILLVQGPNLSYLGKRQPEIYGTTTAAELDAILHEHARRNDCTLEIFYTHIEGEAIGRIYQAVEDGADGLLMNPAAFLFAGYALRDCLNAIPIPYVECHITNIDKRGIKSLTGEAARGVIHGFGTNSYVLGLDALLAILKAGRS; from the coding sequence ATGGGATTCACGATCTTGCTCGTCCAGGGCCCCAACTTGTCCTACTTGGGCAAACGCCAGCCCGAAATCTACGGAACGACGACCGCCGCCGAGCTCGACGCGATCCTCCACGAGCATGCTCGGCGCAACGATTGCACTCTCGAAATCTTTTACACGCACATCGAAGGCGAGGCGATCGGCCGGATCTACCAAGCCGTCGAAGACGGTGCGGACGGCCTCTTGATGAACCCGGCCGCGTTTTTGTTTGCAGGATATGCCCTGCGCGACTGCTTGAACGCAATCCCCATCCCGTACGTCGAATGCCACATAACGAACATTGACAAGCGCGGTATCAAATCGCTTACGGGCGAGGCGGCGCGCGGAGTGATCCACGGCTTCGGAACGAACTCGTACGTCCTCGGACTTGATGCGTTGCTAGCAATCTTAAAAGCGGGGCGTTCGTGA
- a CDS encoding phosphoenolpyruvate carboxylase codes for MCKTDTTAHSPSHITRTSSEATKPLRERIAFLRGIVSDVLRRHASPGTLELVERIRSLTAQRRAAQSDALDTQIGALIDGLEQRQAVEVIRAFALYFWMVNLAEQLHRERRRRERLIGGEEPLSSSLDALEIDDAGDFCERVAKLEICLVFTAHPTEVQRRTTIEKIGIIGRLLRELDERIQTPDERAAIESELRAQIYLLWQSNELYLTPPTVQDEIRNLILWFRETIVDEVAAFYDRLEARLGDRERFGAIFRFGSWVGSDRDGNPNVTAETIFTAAAEMRRFILQNYLTDVEQLQVRLSQDVIRGTVDEELLRSLAAEEILLHDVRYTVGPRQSAEPYRRKLAYVHRRLRMAIEDAPVGYPNAEALLTDLRLIERSVTLNSGSTVAAPVVRLIRKVETFGFHLCSLEWRDHRAQIARKSADTVVSLAAIGELRRKRGAQTASALIVSGTEKAADVLLLLELAREAGTLTAGPMRIVPLFEDIESLRNAADVCAELLDDPAFRENVDACGVFEIMLGYSDSNKAGGIVTSSWEAYCAQLAIARVARAKGVQPRFFHGRGGSPGRGAVDPRQAVRVQPYEARNGAFKVTEQGEVIASRYGLPSLARRTLELWFDALYESAKESDEEIPASWNAALDLLSQRAHDAYTELIGSPGFVGFFEQCTPVEEIAAMQISSRPSRRAGARSLADLRAIPWSFAWTQARAVVPGWYGLGSAMRSADFTLLRDMFEGFPFFRILITNVERTLATVDLAIFQLYSEALVHDPEARQRFRTVIAEEYYRTVEAVLRINGRSELLAGDQLAQSIALRNPYVDPISFLQVRLLRDYRKDPDSSILDAIRLSINGIASGLRVSG; via the coding sequence ATGTGCAAGACAGACACTACGGCGCACTCTCCATCGCATATCACGCGCACGTCGTCTGAGGCAACAAAGCCGCTTCGCGAGCGAATCGCTTTCCTCCGTGGCATCGTCAGTGATGTCTTGCGCAGGCATGCATCGCCGGGCACGCTGGAGCTCGTCGAGCGAATTCGCTCCTTAACCGCGCAGCGCCGAGCGGCGCAGTCGGACGCGCTGGATACGCAGATCGGTGCGCTGATCGACGGCCTCGAGCAGCGGCAAGCCGTCGAAGTGATACGCGCCTTCGCGCTTTACTTCTGGATGGTCAACCTGGCCGAGCAGTTGCACCGCGAGCGACGCCGGCGCGAACGTCTCATCGGCGGCGAGGAACCACTTTCGTCCTCGTTGGATGCACTCGAGATCGACGACGCCGGCGACTTCTGCGAGCGTGTCGCCAAGCTGGAGATCTGTCTCGTTTTCACGGCGCACCCGACCGAGGTGCAACGAAGAACGACGATCGAGAAAATTGGGATCATCGGGCGGCTCCTGCGTGAACTGGACGAGCGCATTCAAACTCCGGATGAGCGCGCGGCGATCGAATCGGAGCTGCGCGCGCAGATATACCTCTTGTGGCAGAGCAACGAACTCTATCTTACGCCGCCGACCGTTCAAGACGAAATTCGTAATTTGATCTTGTGGTTCAGGGAGACCATCGTCGACGAGGTTGCCGCTTTCTACGATCGACTCGAAGCTCGTCTCGGCGATCGCGAGAGATTCGGAGCGATCTTTCGATTTGGCTCTTGGGTCGGCAGTGACCGCGACGGCAATCCGAACGTCACGGCAGAGACGATTTTCACCGCCGCCGCAGAGATGCGCCGTTTCATTTTGCAAAACTACCTGACGGACGTCGAGCAATTACAGGTGCGGCTCTCGCAGGATGTGATTCGAGGGACCGTTGACGAGGAGCTGCTGCGTTCGCTCGCCGCTGAGGAGATTCTCCTACATGACGTTCGCTACACCGTCGGACCGCGTCAATCGGCGGAACCGTACCGGCGAAAGCTCGCATACGTGCATCGCCGGTTGCGCATGGCGATTGAGGACGCGCCGGTCGGGTACCCGAACGCCGAAGCATTGCTTACCGACCTTCGTCTGATCGAGCGAAGCGTCACCCTCAATAGCGGATCGACCGTCGCTGCACCAGTCGTACGACTGATCCGCAAGGTGGAAACGTTCGGTTTTCACTTATGCTCGCTCGAGTGGCGAGATCATCGCGCGCAGATCGCTCGAAAATCTGCGGACACGGTCGTGTCGCTGGCCGCAATCGGCGAGCTTCGCCGCAAGCGCGGAGCACAAACTGCAAGTGCGTTGATCGTTTCCGGCACCGAGAAGGCTGCCGACGTGCTGCTGTTGCTCGAGCTTGCGCGAGAAGCGGGGACGCTGACTGCGGGTCCGATGCGAATCGTCCCGCTCTTCGAAGACATCGAATCGCTACGGAACGCTGCGGACGTCTGTGCCGAACTGTTGGACGATCCGGCGTTTCGTGAGAACGTCGATGCCTGCGGCGTCTTCGAAATCATGCTCGGCTATTCGGATTCGAACAAAGCCGGCGGGATCGTCACCAGCTCGTGGGAGGCCTATTGTGCTCAGCTCGCGATCGCTCGGGTTGCACGCGCGAAGGGCGTACAGCCTCGATTCTTTCACGGTCGTGGCGGTTCGCCCGGAAGAGGCGCCGTCGATCCGCGCCAGGCCGTTCGCGTGCAGCCTTACGAGGCGCGAAACGGCGCGTTCAAGGTCACTGAACAGGGGGAGGTAATCGCGTCGCGTTACGGGCTCCCCTCGTTAGCCCGGCGTACGCTCGAACTTTGGTTCGATGCCTTATACGAAAGCGCGAAGGAATCGGATGAAGAGATTCCCGCGTCGTGGAATGCCGCGCTCGATCTGCTATCACAGCGCGCGCACGACGCTTACACGGAGCTGATCGGTTCCCCGGGGTTTGTCGGCTTTTTCGAGCAGTGCACGCCCGTCGAAGAGATTGCAGCGATGCAAATCAGCTCGCGTCCTTCACGCCGCGCCGGAGCCCGCTCTCTGGCCGATTTGCGGGCGATTCCCTGGAGCTTTGCGTGGACGCAGGCGCGCGCCGTCGTTCCGGGTTGGTATGGCCTCGGCTCGGCGATGCGCAGTGCGGACTTTACTCTTTTGCGCGACATGTTCGAGGGCTTCCCGTTCTTTCGCATTCTCATCACGAACGTCGAGCGCACCCTTGCGACAGTCGATCTCGCGATCTTTCAACTATATTCCGAGGCGCTGGTCCATGACCCCGAAGCGCGTCAAAGGTTCCGCACCGTCATCGCCGAGGAGTATTACCGCACCGTCGAAGCCGTGCTGCGAATCAACGGGAGAAGCGAACTACTCGCAGGGGATCAGCTTGCACAAAGCATCGCGCTTCGAAATCCATATGTCGATCCGATATCCTTCTTGCAAGTGCGTTTGCTTCGCGACTATCGGAAAGACCCGGACTCGAGCATCTTGGATGCAATTCGGCTCTCCATAAACGGAATCGCGTCGGGCCTGCGCGTATCAGGATGA
- a CDS encoding carbonic anhydrase — MPTQTDQLFANARAHEAHFKGPRAVVPARHVAIVTCMDSRIDSFAIFGLDSGEAHILRNAGGIVTEDVLRSLVLSQTLLQTREIILMHHTDCGMKFSDVDEAVRSAIRAVREYPSLPHRDNVRGFVYEVEHGRVREVT; from the coding sequence ATGCCCACCCAAACGGATCAGCTCTTTGCCAACGCGCGCGCGCATGAAGCGCACTTCAAAGGCCCGCGTGCGGTCGTGCCGGCTCGGCATGTTGCGATCGTAACCTGCATGGATTCGCGCATCGACTCGTTCGCGATTTTCGGACTCGATTCGGGTGAGGCGCACATCCTGCGCAATGCCGGCGGCATCGTCACCGAGGACGTGCTCCGCTCGCTGGTTCTCTCGCAAACCTTGCTTCAGACACGCGAGATCATTCTGATGCACCACACCGATTGCGGAATGAAGTTCAGCGATGTCGACGAGGCTGTTCGGAGCGCGATCCGGGCTGTGCGTGAATACCCGTCCCTGCCGCATCGCGACAACGTTCGCGGCTTCGTTTACGAGGTCGAACACGGGCGCGTTCGCGAAGTTACGTAG
- the cysD gene encoding sulfate adenylyltransferase subunit CysD: MRHVMHLQRDANHLDELESASIYILREAYRCVAPLCMLWSMGKDSTALLWLARKAFFGTVPFPVVLLDTEMELPEVYAFRDRIAREWNLDVRNEPCPPESETDPDLAPASRAAARKTEGLKRLLQRDQYAGVIVGIRRDEQATRAKERVFSPRSLSGDWDVRGQPAEFWGRYATDVPRGMHVRIHPLLAWTEVDVWRYTQREGIPFVDLYLARNGERYRSLGEKNITRPIRSDASSIDDIIAELETTKTPERAGRTMDHDSEDSFERLRSSGYM, encoded by the coding sequence GTGCGACACGTGATGCATCTGCAGCGCGACGCCAATCATCTCGACGAGCTCGAATCGGCGTCCATCTACATATTACGCGAGGCTTATCGCTGCGTCGCACCGTTGTGCATGCTGTGGTCGATGGGGAAGGACAGCACCGCGCTCCTGTGGCTAGCGCGGAAAGCGTTTTTCGGTACGGTCCCCTTTCCGGTTGTTTTGCTGGACACGGAGATGGAACTGCCCGAGGTCTACGCTTTTCGCGATCGCATTGCGCGCGAGTGGAACCTGGACGTGCGCAACGAGCCGTGTCCTCCGGAATCCGAGACGGATCCGGACCTCGCGCCCGCTTCGCGCGCGGCTGCGCGCAAGACTGAAGGACTCAAACGTCTCTTGCAGCGCGATCAATACGCCGGTGTCATTGTTGGGATTCGGCGCGACGAACAAGCGACTCGAGCCAAAGAGCGCGTGTTTAGTCCGCGCTCGTTGAGCGGCGATTGGGATGTGCGCGGACAACCCGCGGAATTTTGGGGACGCTACGCGACCGACGTTCCGCGCGGCATGCACGTTCGGATTCATCCGCTCTTAGCCTGGACGGAAGTCGACGTCTGGCGCTATACGCAACGCGAAGGCATTCCGTTTGTCGATCTTTACTTAGCCCGGAACGGTGAGCGTTACCGTTCGCTGGGTGAGAAGAACATCACGCGTCCGATTCGCAGCGACGCTTCCAGCATCGACGATATCATCGCTGAGCTAGAGACGACGAAAACTCCCGAGCGCGCGGGCCGCACGATGGATCACGATAGCGAGGATTCATTCGAGCGGCTGCGGTCGTCGGGTTACATGTGA
- a CDS encoding pyridoxamine 5'-phosphate oxidase family protein, translating into MDIVDDPGTLRDVYPMPSERVANKVLPRLGLYMREFIELSPFVIVATSGEAGKIDASPRGDAPGFVRVVDEQTLHVPDRPGNNRLDSSHNLLSDSHVGMIFFVPGVNESLRINGHASITFDQALCDANAAGGKPARAVWVIAIDEAFFHCGKALIRSDLWNPQKRVERTAFPTYGKICADQFGGQTKEEYDKSFEEGYRTRLY; encoded by the coding sequence ATGGATATCGTGGATGATCCCGGCACGCTTCGAGACGTCTACCCGATGCCGAGCGAGCGGGTCGCGAACAAAGTCCTTCCGCGGCTTGGCCTGTACATGCGTGAGTTTATCGAGCTCTCGCCCTTCGTCATCGTCGCCACGTCCGGCGAGGCCGGGAAGATCGATGCGTCACCGCGCGGCGATGCTCCGGGATTCGTACGCGTCGTGGATGAGCAAACGTTGCACGTGCCCGATCGTCCCGGCAACAACCGGCTCGATTCGTCGCACAATCTGCTCAGCGACTCACACGTTGGCATGATATTCTTCGTGCCCGGCGTCAACGAGTCGCTTCGCATAAACGGGCATGCGTCGATTACGTTCGATCAAGCGTTGTGCGATGCGAACGCAGCCGGCGGCAAGCCTGCGCGCGCCGTATGGGTGATCGCGATCGACGAGGCTTTCTTTCATTGTGGCAAGGCGCTGATTCGATCCGATCTCTGGAATCCGCAGAAGCGTGTCGAGCGAACAGCGTTTCCAACCTATGGAAAGATTTGCGCCGATCAGTTTGGCGGACAAACCAAAGAAGAATACGATAAGTCTTTTGAAGAAGGCTATCGCACGAGGTTGTATTAG
- a CDS encoding MFS transporter, which yields MSLAIAVGAGILIISTAMGIRQTFGLFVHPVEAHQIATIGEISFALAIQNLTWGIAQPLAGGLSDRYGPGVVLGVAGTALYPNGVMLIGGFGILVGLGQAGMTFAVVISAVSKAATPARRAMAVAIAAAPFGFIISRRRTASQSLQTVPAAPSWRAIVDASREPGYLFLTTGFFACGFNLAFIGVHLPTYLSICHIGMNVSAMALATIGLCNVAGSYVFGSLVDRYPPQYLLVTLYATRAMAILAFAIFPPTILATMTFAVLMGLTWLGTVPLTNAVIMRFFGTGNLGVLFGVCFLSHQVGAFLGAWGGGLSYEFTGSYAPMWALEIMVSFGAALLNLPIRLPAQARA from the coding sequence GTGAGTCTCGCTATCGCGGTCGGTGCCGGCATTCTGATCATTTCGACCGCGATGGGCATACGGCAAACCTTCGGTTTGTTCGTCCATCCTGTGGAAGCACATCAGATCGCAACCATCGGTGAGATTTCGTTCGCGCTCGCAATTCAGAATCTGACGTGGGGAATTGCTCAGCCTCTCGCCGGCGGCCTCAGCGATCGTTACGGTCCGGGGGTCGTTCTCGGCGTCGCCGGAACCGCGCTCTATCCCAACGGCGTGATGTTGATCGGCGGATTTGGCATCTTGGTTGGCCTCGGTCAAGCGGGGATGACGTTTGCGGTCGTGATTTCCGCAGTAAGTAAGGCGGCAACGCCGGCTCGCCGCGCAATGGCAGTCGCGATCGCCGCCGCTCCGTTCGGATTCATCATTTCACGCAGGCGGACCGCATCTCAATCACTGCAAACCGTTCCCGCGGCACCATCCTGGCGCGCAATCGTCGACGCGAGCCGCGAACCCGGCTACTTGTTCTTGACTACCGGCTTCTTCGCGTGCGGATTCAACCTCGCGTTTATCGGCGTGCATCTTCCGACGTATTTGAGCATCTGTCACATCGGCATGAACGTAAGCGCTATGGCGCTCGCCACGATCGGTTTGTGCAACGTGGCCGGAAGCTATGTCTTCGGAAGCCTCGTCGATCGCTATCCGCCACAGTATCTACTCGTAACGTTGTACGCGACGCGAGCGATGGCGATTCTCGCCTTTGCGATCTTTCCGCCAACGATTTTGGCGACAATGACCTTCGCAGTACTCATGGGACTGACGTGGCTCGGGACGGTACCGTTGACGAACGCCGTCATCATGCGGTTCTTCGGGACCGGGAACTTAGGCGTGCTCTTTGGCGTCTGTTTTCTCAGCCATCAAGTCGGAGCGTTTCTCGGCGCATGGGGCGGCGGTCTCTCGTACGAGTTTACAGGATCGTACGCGCCGATGTGGGCGCTCGAGATCATGGTGAGCTTCGGCGCCGCGTTACTGAATCTCCCGATACGTCTGCCGGCTCAGGCTCGCGCGTAA
- a CDS encoding response regulator encodes MTESSGVKRVLIIDDASTTRLLLQKLLSKQGYLCTEAPNGEAAVKLYHAQRPDLVTLDIHMDQLSGMGVVQVLLKIDPSARIVVVTSETEKRILDELLRMGVKDVVNKPFESERLYEAIEHAMT; translated from the coding sequence GTGACCGAATCCTCGGGCGTCAAACGTGTCCTCATTATCGACGATGCCAGTACGACGCGTTTGCTGCTCCAGAAGCTCCTCAGCAAGCAGGGCTATTTGTGCACCGAAGCTCCGAACGGCGAAGCAGCGGTCAAGCTCTATCACGCCCAACGCCCCGACCTCGTCACGCTCGACATCCACATGGATCAGCTGTCCGGGATGGGCGTCGTTCAGGTCTTACTGAAGATCGACCCTTCGGCTCGTATTGTCGTCGTCACGTCAGAAACGGAAAAGCGCATTCTCGACGAGCTCCTGCGCATGGGCGTAAAGGATGTCGTCAACAAGCCCTTCGAGTCCGAACGACTTTACGAAGCGATCGAACACGCTATGACCTAG